One genomic region from Cygnus olor isolate bCygOlo1 chromosome 29, bCygOlo1.pri.v2, whole genome shotgun sequence encodes:
- the LOC121061042 gene encoding anti-sigma-I factor RsgI2-like has product MGQKGQKGGGLAPGGGGDTTGPEHLGDAPRCRRSGGRERKRGGAQGGGWERARVCVCARVEEVTECVREGRGVTCPEVLARLCSHKAHTRVLTTPRPRTAHGTAGGVPGTRVCRSQQCHQGCALGVSVSVSIPASLLVSLPVSPCIPMSLSVPVPVSLPVPTSMSLCVPVSLPVSPCIPVSLPVSLPMPMSLPVSVPVPVSLPMSIPVSLPVSLSLSLRIPMSLPVSLHIPTSLPMSISVSLPVSLHTPLSLPMPIPVSLPVPVSLPMSLHIPMSLRVPISLPASLPVPMPIPVSLPVPVPVSLHIPVPLPVPPSRPPSTRACALRGPSCPPRRRRRPPVLAGCRLPNACSRQRLFGKQPFSQSPVSPSH; this is encoded by the exons ATGGGtcaaaaagggcaaaaagggggggggctggcgcctgggggggggggggacacgactGGTCCCGAGCATCTCGGGGACGCCCCACGCTGCAGGAGGAGTGGAGGCAGGGAGCGAAAACGGGGGGGAGCACAAGGGGGTGGCTGGGAGCgcgcacgtgtgtgtgtgtgcgcgcgcgtGGAGGAGGTGACTGAGTGTGtgcgggaggggcggggggtGACGTGTCCCGAGGTCCTGGCCCGGCTGTGCTCACACAAGGCACACACGCGTGTGCTCACAACTCCACGTCCCCGCACTGCCCACGGCACGGCCGGGGGGGTCCCAGGCACACGCGTGTGTCGGTCACAGCAGTGCCACCAGGGCTGTGCCCTGGGCGTGTCGGTGTCCGTGTCCATCCCCGCGTCCCTgctggtgtccctgcccgtgtcCCCGTGcatccccatgtccctgtcCGTGcccgtccccgtgtccctgccTGTACCCACATCCATGTCCCTGTGCGTTCCCGTGTCCCTGCCCGTGTCCCCGTGCATTCCCGTGTCCTTGCCGGTGTCCCTGCCGATGCCCATGTCCCTCCCTGTGTCCGTGCCCGTTCccgtgtccctgcccatgtccATACCCGTGTCCCTGcccgtgtccctgtccctgtccctgcgcATTCCCATGTCCCTGCCCGTGTCCCTGCACAttcccacctccctgcccaTGTCCATATCCGTGTCCCTGCCCGTGTCCCTGCACactcccctgtccctgcccatgccCATACCCgtgtccctgcccgtgcccgtgtccctgcccatgtccctTCACATTCCCATGTCCCTGCGCGTTCCCATATCTCTGCCTGCGTCCCTGCCCGTGCCCATGCCCATACCCgtgtccctgcccgtgcccgtgcccgtgtCCCTCCACATTCCCGTGCCCCTGCCCGTGCCTCCCTCCCGCCCTCCCTCCACCCGTGCCTGCGCCCTCCGgggcccctcctgccccccgcggcggcggcggcggccccccgTGCTGGCCGGGTGCCGGCTCCCCAACGCCTGCAGCCGCCAGCGCCTTTTTGGGAAGCAGCCG TTCTCCCAGTCCCCggtgtccccatcccactga